Proteins from a single region of Bactrocera neohumeralis isolate Rockhampton unplaced genomic scaffold, APGP_CSIRO_Bneo_wtdbg2-racon-allhic-juicebox.fasta_v2 cluster10, whole genome shotgun sequence:
- the LOC126764836 gene encoding DNA topoisomerase 3-alpha isoform X2: MLRFTKCWAYTNIYRKYSQQINVNMKYLNVAEKNDAAKTIAGLLSNGTSTRREGYSVYNKIYDFETEVSGRKSKMVMTSVSGHLLQLEFVGIYRRWKEVDPQMLFTAPVQKTCQENFQPILRTLEREVRGCNGLIIWTDCDREGENIGYEIIGVCRKVKPCIKVYRAVFSEITKASVRRALNELKEPNKRLSDAVDVRTELDLRTGAAITRFQTMRLQRLFPEKIADKLISYGSCQIPTLGFVAERYKEIEAFVSEPFWKLRVLHTIGDLTVDFLWARNRLFDKVACEDYLLLCLADPKAKVIDVITKIKHKWRPTPLDTVEMEKLSSRKLKISAKETMTIAEKLYSKGIISYPRTETNQFSKDIDLRSLIEQFTAHPDWGTFAQRVNEWGPNPRNGNKSDQAHPPIHPTKLVTDLHGNDARIYELICRHFLACVSKDAVGSETVVNISVAGEMFTATGLCIHERNYLDIYIYEKWNAKQIHKYERGQLFEPTEISMQEGATTAPPLLTEADLIALMEKHGIGTDATHAEHINTIKERGYIGVVDKGCLVPGVIGMGLYEGYDAMNLTLAKPMLRAEFESDLKDVCTGKKDPKVVLDEQIQKYLEAYTQITEKVTSMDNKIALRINENPTTNDNRKDNNVKNQYITNNSITELFQCPKCSMAPLTLRQKKSNKGHFIGCMNFPDCKNAIWLPEECVEPKILPESCQHCGPNVKLIKFKFNSLYYKNIFNAPTGWYTSCLRCDQHLRDLFNINLEQVKSTGGIVGIIDDAITPAGVLPLVSPRNLNINRASESSVNILKKRNMSKPKVVSGTKKDSKNKNTNIQSTHKNIRTFFTSALNNEHSKRLERLDNAAVSDAVLDEFFGSDDDFDEIISKVDIQNENRANMQAARIDSLFTEEEDYVFTENYATATRYGNNIDLNFDNNIPDLQDFPWGTGEYKRSTMNKCSGCNQKAKECTVKKEGPNKGKLFYVCAKANPCNFFQWDDDVDVARHTCLHVDSLPKCPLQIESIKCSCGIAVSSTYFFWKQQTLLKSIQYFFRKVCLQIFADCIQQRDVDCQPVVFFATFACCLPAVNSWFHFVNFQFCRHFFRF; the protein is encoded by the exons ATGCTAAGGTTTACTAAATGTTGGGCGTATACTAACATTTACCGTAAGTATAGTCAACAAATAAATGTTAATATGAAGTACTTAAATGTAGCCGAGAAAAACGATGCAGCAAAAACAATCGCCGGCCTTTTGTCGAATGGAACCTCCACTAGA CGGGAAGGGTATTCtgtttataacaaaatatatgatTTCGAAACGGAAGTAAGTGGGCGAAAAAGTAAAATGGTAATGACCTCGGTTTCTGGCCATCTATTGCAATTAGAATTTGTTGGAATATATCGTCGATGGAAGGAAGTAGATCCCCAAATGTTATTTACAGCACCAGTACAAAAAACATGCCAAGAAAATTTCCAACCAATTCTAAGGACATTAGAAAGAGAAGTCCGGGGCTGTAATGGACTCATAATTTGGACAGATTGTGATAGGGAAGGAGAAAATATAGGATATGAAATAATAGGCGTTTGTCGCAAGGTGAAACCATGCATCAAAGTATATAGAGCAGTTTTCTCAGAGATTACCAAAGCTTCCGTTCGCCGTGCTCTTAACGAATTAAAAGAACCTAATAAGAGATTAAGCGACGCTGTGGATGTAAGAACGGAACTTGACCTTAGAACAGGGGCAGCAATAACAAGATTTCAGACTATGAGATTACAACGTTTATTCCCAGAAAAAATTGCTGATAAGCTAATCTCTTATGGAAGTTGTCAGATACCTACGTTAGGTTTTGTCGCGGAGAGATATAAGGAAATAGAAGCCTTCGTTTCAGAACCATTTTGGAAATTAAGAG ttttacatACGATCGGGGACCTCACAGTAGACTTCCTTTGGGCGCGAAATAGATTGTTTGATAAAGTTGCTTGCGAAGATTACCTCTTACTTTGTTTAGCTGATCCGAAAGCGAAAGTTATAGATgtaataactaaaattaaacataaatggCGACCGACTCCATTAGATACTGTAGAGATGGAAAAACTGAGTTCGcgtaaacttaaaatttcagctAAAGAAACAATGACTATAGCAGAAAAATTGTATTCCAAGGGTATAATCAGTTATCCACGCACTGAAACTAATCAATTTTCGAAGGATATAGATTTAcg TTCTTTGATAGAACAATTTACTGCACACCCAGACTGGGGAACTTTTGCACAACGTGTAAACGAATGGGGGCCTAATCCACGAAATGGTAACAAGAGTGATCAGGCTCATCCACCGATTCATCCTACAAAGCTGGTAACAG ATCTGCACGGTAATGATGCACGAATATATGAGTTAATATGTCGACATTTTCTGGCTTGTGTTAGTAAAGATGCAGTTGGTTCGGAAACTGTCGTTAATATCAGTGTAGCCGGTGAAATGTTTACTGCGACTGGTCTCTGCATTCACGAACGAAACTATTTAGacatatatatttacgaaaaatggaatgcaaaacaaatacacaaatatgAACGAG GACAATTATTTGAACCCACTGAAATATCAATGCAAGAAGGAGCCACTACTGCTCCTCCACTATTAACGGAGGCTGATTTAATTGCTTTAATGGAAAAACATGGCATTGGAACCGATGCCACTCATGCTGAACATATAAATACAATCAAAGAAAGAG gATACATTGGTGTGGTAGACAAAGGTTGTCTTGTTCCCGGCGTAATAGGAATGGGTTTATATGAAGGATATGATGCCATGAATTTAACATTAGCTAAACCCATGTTAAGAGCAGAGTTTGAGTCAGACTTAAAAGATGTTTGCACAGGAAAAAAGGATCCTAAGGTGGTCTTAGAtgaacaaattcaaaaatatctcgAAGCATACACACAAATAACAGAAAAAGTTACTTCTATGGACAATAAAATTGCTTTGCG aataaatgaaaatccTACAACAAATGACAATCGGAAGGATAACAACGtgaaaaatcaatatattaCGAATAATTCCATAACAGAATTGTTTCAATGTCCGAAATGTTCCATGGCTCCGTTGACTTTGCGGCAGAAGAAAAGTAATAAGGGACATTTCATTGGCTGTATGAACTTTCCTGATTGTAAGAATGCTATTTGGTTGCCAGAAGAATGTGTAGAACCAAAAATTTTGCCAGAAAGTTGTCAGCATTGTGGACCAAATGTAAAactgattaaatttaaatttaattctttatactataaaaatatatttaatgcacCTACTGGTTGGTATACTTCATGTTTGCGTTGTGACCAACATCTCCGtgatttgtttaatattaatcTAGAACAAGTAAAGAGTACTGGTGGCATTGTTGGAATTATTGATGATGCTATAACACCTGCGGGTGTACTACCACTGGTCTCTCCTAGAAATCTAAATATCAATAGAGCATCAGAAAGTTCAGTAAATATTCTGAAGAAGAGAAATATGAGTAAACCAAAAGTAGTATCTGGAACTAAAAAAGactctaaaaataaaaacacgaaCATACAAAGTACACATAAAAACATTCGTACGTTTTTTACATCCG CATTAAATAATGAACACTCAAAAAGACTTGAACGACTTGATAATGCAGCTGTTAGTGATGCGGTTTTGGATGAGTTTTTTGGCAGTGATGATGATTTCGATGAAATTATATCTAAAGTTGATATTCAAAACGAAAATAGAGCTAATATGCAGGCTGCGCGCATTGATAGCTTGTTTACCGAAGAAGAAGATTATGTTTTCACAGAAAACTATGCGACTGCAACACGTTATGGAAATAacattgatttaaattttgacaaCAATATCCCTGATTTACAAGATTTTCCATGGGGAACGGGCGAATATAAACGAAGCACAATGAACAAATGCTCAGGATGTAATCAAAAAGCCAAAGA atgtACTGTTAAAAAAGAAGGACCAAATAAGGGCAAGTTGTTTTACGTATGTGCCAAAGCAAACCcatgcaatttttttcaatgggaTGACGACGTTGACGTTGCAAGACATACTTGCCTTCATGTAGATTCACTACCGAAGTGTCCTTTGCAAATCGAAAGCATCAAATGCAGTTGCGGAATTGCAGTTAGCTC
- the LOC126764836 gene encoding DNA topoisomerase 3-alpha isoform X5, with protein MLRFTKCWAYTNIYRKYSQQINVNMKYLNVAEKNDAAKTIAGLLSNGTSTRREGYSVYNKIYDFETEVSGRKSKMVMTSVSGHLLQLEFVGIYRRWKEVDPQMLFTAPVQKTCQENFQPILRTLEREVRGCNGLIIWTDCDREGENIGYEIIGVCRKVKPCIKVYRAVFSEITKASVRRALNELKEPNKRLSDAVDVRTELDLRTGAAITRFQTMRLQRLFPEKIADKLISYGSCQIPTLGFVAERYKEIEAFVSEPFWKLRVLHTIGDLTVDFLWARNRLFDKVACEDYLLLCLADPKAKVIDVITKIKHKWRPTPLDTVEMEKLSSRKLKISAKETMTIAEKLYSKGIISYPRTETNQFSKDIDLRSLIEQFTAHPDWGTFAQRVNEWGPNPRNGNKSDQAHPPIHPTKLVTDLHGNDARIYELICRHFLACVSKDAVGSETVVNISVAGEMFTATGLCIHERNYLDIYIYEKWNAKQIHKYERGQLFEPTEISMQEGATTAPPLLTEADLIALMEKHGIGTDATHAEHINTIKERGYIGVVDKGCLVPGVIGMGLYEGYDAMNLTLAKPMLRAEFESDLKDVCTGKKDPKVVLDEQIQKYLEAYTQITEKVTSMDNKIALRINENPTTNDNRKDNNVKNQYITNNSITELFQCPKCSMAPLTLRQKKSNKGHFIGCMNFPDCKNAIWLPEECVEPKILPESCQHCGPNVKLIKFKFNSLYYKNIFNAPTGWYTSCLRCDQHLRDLFNINLEQVKSTGGIVGIIDDAITPAGVLPLVSPRNLNINRASESSVNILKKRNMSKPKVVSGTKKDSKNKNTNIQSTHKNIRTFFTSALNNEHSKRLERLDNAAVSDAVLDEFFGSDDDFDEIISKVDIQNENRANMQAARIDSLFTEEEDYVFTENYATATRYGNNIDLNFDNNIPDLQDFPWGTGEYKRSTMNKCSGCNQKAKESIELKISD; from the exons ATGCTAAGGTTTACTAAATGTTGGGCGTATACTAACATTTACCGTAAGTATAGTCAACAAATAAATGTTAATATGAAGTACTTAAATGTAGCCGAGAAAAACGATGCAGCAAAAACAATCGCCGGCCTTTTGTCGAATGGAACCTCCACTAGA CGGGAAGGGTATTCtgtttataacaaaatatatgatTTCGAAACGGAAGTAAGTGGGCGAAAAAGTAAAATGGTAATGACCTCGGTTTCTGGCCATCTATTGCAATTAGAATTTGTTGGAATATATCGTCGATGGAAGGAAGTAGATCCCCAAATGTTATTTACAGCACCAGTACAAAAAACATGCCAAGAAAATTTCCAACCAATTCTAAGGACATTAGAAAGAGAAGTCCGGGGCTGTAATGGACTCATAATTTGGACAGATTGTGATAGGGAAGGAGAAAATATAGGATATGAAATAATAGGCGTTTGTCGCAAGGTGAAACCATGCATCAAAGTATATAGAGCAGTTTTCTCAGAGATTACCAAAGCTTCCGTTCGCCGTGCTCTTAACGAATTAAAAGAACCTAATAAGAGATTAAGCGACGCTGTGGATGTAAGAACGGAACTTGACCTTAGAACAGGGGCAGCAATAACAAGATTTCAGACTATGAGATTACAACGTTTATTCCCAGAAAAAATTGCTGATAAGCTAATCTCTTATGGAAGTTGTCAGATACCTACGTTAGGTTTTGTCGCGGAGAGATATAAGGAAATAGAAGCCTTCGTTTCAGAACCATTTTGGAAATTAAGAG ttttacatACGATCGGGGACCTCACAGTAGACTTCCTTTGGGCGCGAAATAGATTGTTTGATAAAGTTGCTTGCGAAGATTACCTCTTACTTTGTTTAGCTGATCCGAAAGCGAAAGTTATAGATgtaataactaaaattaaacataaatggCGACCGACTCCATTAGATACTGTAGAGATGGAAAAACTGAGTTCGcgtaaacttaaaatttcagctAAAGAAACAATGACTATAGCAGAAAAATTGTATTCCAAGGGTATAATCAGTTATCCACGCACTGAAACTAATCAATTTTCGAAGGATATAGATTTAcg TTCTTTGATAGAACAATTTACTGCACACCCAGACTGGGGAACTTTTGCACAACGTGTAAACGAATGGGGGCCTAATCCACGAAATGGTAACAAGAGTGATCAGGCTCATCCACCGATTCATCCTACAAAGCTGGTAACAG ATCTGCACGGTAATGATGCACGAATATATGAGTTAATATGTCGACATTTTCTGGCTTGTGTTAGTAAAGATGCAGTTGGTTCGGAAACTGTCGTTAATATCAGTGTAGCCGGTGAAATGTTTACTGCGACTGGTCTCTGCATTCACGAACGAAACTATTTAGacatatatatttacgaaaaatggaatgcaaaacaaatacacaaatatgAACGAG GACAATTATTTGAACCCACTGAAATATCAATGCAAGAAGGAGCCACTACTGCTCCTCCACTATTAACGGAGGCTGATTTAATTGCTTTAATGGAAAAACATGGCATTGGAACCGATGCCACTCATGCTGAACATATAAATACAATCAAAGAAAGAG gATACATTGGTGTGGTAGACAAAGGTTGTCTTGTTCCCGGCGTAATAGGAATGGGTTTATATGAAGGATATGATGCCATGAATTTAACATTAGCTAAACCCATGTTAAGAGCAGAGTTTGAGTCAGACTTAAAAGATGTTTGCACAGGAAAAAAGGATCCTAAGGTGGTCTTAGAtgaacaaattcaaaaatatctcgAAGCATACACACAAATAACAGAAAAAGTTACTTCTATGGACAATAAAATTGCTTTGCG aataaatgaaaatccTACAACAAATGACAATCGGAAGGATAACAACGtgaaaaatcaatatattaCGAATAATTCCATAACAGAATTGTTTCAATGTCCGAAATGTTCCATGGCTCCGTTGACTTTGCGGCAGAAGAAAAGTAATAAGGGACATTTCATTGGCTGTATGAACTTTCCTGATTGTAAGAATGCTATTTGGTTGCCAGAAGAATGTGTAGAACCAAAAATTTTGCCAGAAAGTTGTCAGCATTGTGGACCAAATGTAAAactgattaaatttaaatttaattctttatactataaaaatatatttaatgcacCTACTGGTTGGTATACTTCATGTTTGCGTTGTGACCAACATCTCCGtgatttgtttaatattaatcTAGAACAAGTAAAGAGTACTGGTGGCATTGTTGGAATTATTGATGATGCTATAACACCTGCGGGTGTACTACCACTGGTCTCTCCTAGAAATCTAAATATCAATAGAGCATCAGAAAGTTCAGTAAATATTCTGAAGAAGAGAAATATGAGTAAACCAAAAGTAGTATCTGGAACTAAAAAAGactctaaaaataaaaacacgaaCATACAAAGTACACATAAAAACATTCGTACGTTTTTTACATCCG CATTAAATAATGAACACTCAAAAAGACTTGAACGACTTGATAATGCAGCTGTTAGTGATGCGGTTTTGGATGAGTTTTTTGGCAGTGATGATGATTTCGATGAAATTATATCTAAAGTTGATATTCAAAACGAAAATAGAGCTAATATGCAGGCTGCGCGCATTGATAGCTTGTTTACCGAAGAAGAAGATTATGTTTTCACAGAAAACTATGCGACTGCAACACGTTATGGAAATAacattgatttaaattttgacaaCAATATCCCTGATTTACAAGATTTTCCATGGGGAACGGGCGAATATAAACGAAGCACAATGAACAAATGCTCAGGATGTAATCAAAAAGCCAAAGA ATCAATAGAACTGAAGATATCAGATTGA